The following proteins are encoded in a genomic region of Spirosoma sp. SC4-14:
- a CDS encoding ferredoxin--NADP reductase produces the protein MTDHFLQLRIVRLQNEAPGVKSYFLESTDGRLVPHRAGQFLTLILQHNGHEVRRAYSLSSTASEPLRLTIKRVQNGEISRFLIDTLQVGDILTSLQPAGRFTIDSKITGDLVLLGAGSGITPLFALLKQELFGSERRVTLLYSNTNERSIIFRQELEKLQHQFPNRFRLIHLLSNPSDDWSGLRGRLNNVMLERLLPALIDKSNRETIHFYVCGPGDYMRMIQFTLVFSGIRAEQIRRENFVIEPIVLTPPPIIAQDRTVLLRFRGHEIEILVPAYKSILQAALDEGVSLPYSCRGGRCSTCMAQCLSGSVHMTINDVLTERDLREGWVLTCTGYPESDQVVLAV, from the coding sequence ATGACCGATCATTTTCTACAACTTCGTATTGTTCGCCTACAAAATGAAGCCCCTGGCGTAAAGAGTTACTTTCTTGAATCTACAGATGGACGTTTAGTACCCCATCGGGCCGGGCAGTTTCTTACACTTATCCTACAACATAATGGGCATGAAGTACGTCGGGCCTATTCGCTAAGCTCAACCGCCAGTGAGCCACTCCGGCTGACCATAAAGCGTGTACAAAACGGCGAAATATCCCGCTTCCTCATCGACACATTACAAGTCGGCGACATACTGACCAGCTTGCAGCCTGCCGGACGGTTTACTATTGATTCAAAGATAACGGGCGATCTAGTCCTGTTGGGAGCAGGAAGTGGCATAACACCATTGTTTGCCTTGCTGAAACAGGAACTATTCGGATCGGAGCGAAGAGTTACACTACTGTATAGCAATACGAACGAACGGTCTATTATTTTTCGACAGGAGTTAGAAAAGCTACAGCATCAATTTCCTAACCGATTTCGCCTGATCCATTTGCTCAGTAACCCATCTGATGACTGGAGCGGCTTACGTGGCCGACTGAACAATGTTATGCTTGAGCGGCTGTTGCCAGCGCTCATTGATAAATCAAATCGCGAAACAATACACTTTTATGTCTGTGGCCCTGGCGATTATATGCGCATGATTCAGTTTACGCTGGTTTTCAGTGGTATTCGGGCAGAACAGATTAGGCGGGAAAATTTTGTAATAGAACCCATAGTGCTTACACCACCTCCCATTATAGCGCAGGATCGAACGGTTTTGCTCCGATTTAGAGGACACGAAATTGAAATACTGGTACCGGCTTATAAATCTATTTTGCAGGCAGCGCTCGACGAAGGTGTCTCATTGCCCTATAGTTGCCGCGGTGGGCGGTGTTCGACCTGTATGGCTCAATGCCTGTCAGGCAGCGTTCACATGACAATTAACGATGTGTTGACAGAACGGGATCTGCGCGAAGGATGGGTATTAACCTGCACAGGTTATCCAGAAAGTGATCAGGTTGTGTTGGCTGTGTAG
- a CDS encoding MIP/aquaporin family protein: MQTSPFLGELIGTAVLLLLGNGVVANVVLKQTKGESAGWIVITAGWAFAVTMGVFVAKAFGSLDAHLNPAVTVAFAVATNDYSHVVPYITAQLVGAFVGATLVWLHYYPHWAATPDGGSKLACFATGPAIRNTGANFLSETLATVVLILGLAGISSKNLGELAIGVGPYLVGILVWSIGLSLGGTTGYAINPARDFGPRLAHALLPIPGKGSSDWSYAWIPVVGPLAGAIIGGLLIHLFTL, encoded by the coding sequence ATGCAAACCTCTCCGTTTCTGGGCGAATTGATTGGCACTGCCGTTCTGCTTCTGTTGGGCAATGGCGTAGTGGCCAATGTAGTGTTGAAGCAAACGAAGGGTGAATCGGCAGGCTGGATCGTTATTACGGCCGGTTGGGCATTTGCCGTAACGATGGGAGTGTTTGTTGCCAAAGCCTTTGGTAGCCTCGATGCCCACCTGAATCCGGCCGTTACGGTGGCGTTTGCCGTTGCGACAAACGACTATAGCCATGTGGTGCCGTATATTACCGCTCAGCTTGTTGGCGCTTTTGTGGGTGCCACCTTAGTCTGGTTACATTATTATCCGCATTGGGCTGCTACACCCGATGGTGGATCTAAACTTGCCTGTTTTGCTACTGGTCCAGCCATTAGGAATACTGGAGCCAATTTTTTGAGTGAAACCTTAGCAACCGTAGTTCTAATTCTTGGCCTGGCTGGTATTTCTTCCAAAAATCTGGGCGAACTGGCTATTGGCGTAGGACCGTATCTGGTTGGAATTCTGGTTTGGAGCATTGGACTTTCGCTGGGCGGAACCACCGGCTATGCCATTAACCCCGCCCGGGATTTTGGCCCACGATTAGCTCATGCGCTACTGCCGATCCCCGGCAAGGGTTCATCCGACTGGAGTTATGCCTGGATACCAGTAGTAGGCCCATTGGCTGGTGCAATCATCGGTGGATTACTGATCCATTTATTCACTTTATAG
- a CDS encoding MotA/TolQ/ExbB proton channel family protein codes for MLLLQVPAVDTTAASLSATAAAQPQSLQLFDLVAKGGWVMVPIAILFFSALYLIFERYFVIRSQTKSDPNFIDNIRDMVAQGNIKSAESFAKNQRTAMGRVFEKAIGRIGSPIKEIESTVETVGQIELSRLERNMGYLGIIAGIAPMLGFIGTISGIIRIFYDISLSDNISVGIIAGGLYEKMITSGAGLIVGVIAYTGYHLLNMMIERFTLALEINAFEFIEVLQKPTAEPARMR; via the coding sequence ATGCTCTTGCTTCAGGTTCCGGCTGTTGACACCACGGCCGCATCGCTGTCGGCCACCGCGGCTGCTCAACCCCAAAGTTTACAATTGTTTGATCTGGTAGCCAAAGGCGGCTGGGTCATGGTGCCCATTGCAATTTTATTTTTCTCGGCGCTTTATCTGATTTTTGAGCGGTATTTTGTTATTCGCTCTCAAACCAAATCAGACCCGAATTTTATCGATAACATTCGGGATATGGTTGCCCAGGGGAATATTAAGTCGGCAGAATCATTCGCTAAAAATCAACGCACAGCAATGGGTCGTGTTTTTGAAAAAGCCATTGGCCGGATCGGATCGCCCATCAAAGAAATTGAAAGTACCGTCGAAACGGTTGGCCAGATTGAACTATCGCGGCTCGAACGAAACATGGGCTATCTGGGTATCATTGCCGGTATTGCACCCATGCTAGGGTTTATTGGGACAATCTCCGGTATTATCCGCATTTTCTACGACATCTCCCTCTCCGACAACATCAGTGTCGGGATTATTGCCGGTGGTTTGTATGAGAAAATGATTACCTCAGGGGCTGGCCTGATTGTGGGTGTTATTGCCTATACGGGCTATCACCTGTTGAATATGATGATTGAGCGTTTTACGCTGGCTCTCGAAATCAATGCGTTCGAGTTTATCGAAGTATTGCAGAAACCCACCGCCGAACCCGCCCGGATGCGGTAA
- the nadA gene encoding quinolinate synthase NadA — protein MEALLEEVQRVGYVNKPVAENIDLVAEINRLKKEKNAVILAHYYVDGAIQDLADYIGDSLGLSQQAAATPAEMIVFCGVHFMGETAKILSPQKKVVIPDLNAGCSLADSAPADKFAAFKAQYPDHIVLSYINCSADIKALSDIIVTSSNALKIVESLPKDQKIIFAPDANLGRYISKKTGRDMVLWDGACIVHIDISLEKLQKLRQEYPDASFIAHPECQEHILSQADYVGSTTALLKYVVDSPEQTFIVGTEAGILHKMRQAAPHKKIIPAPASQNNTCACSECPYMKMNTLEKVYNCMLYEQPEIIVPEDVRLKAYESVARMLELSK, from the coding sequence ATGGAAGCACTCCTGGAAGAAGTTCAACGCGTAGGGTATGTTAACAAACCTGTTGCCGAAAATATAGATCTGGTTGCCGAGATCAATCGGCTCAAAAAAGAAAAAAATGCGGTTATTCTGGCCCATTACTACGTAGATGGTGCTATTCAGGATCTGGCCGATTATATTGGCGATAGCCTTGGCCTGTCGCAGCAGGCGGCTGCTACACCGGCCGAAATGATTGTGTTTTGTGGTGTACATTTCATGGGCGAAACAGCTAAAATTCTGTCGCCCCAAAAGAAAGTCGTCATTCCCGATCTCAATGCAGGCTGTTCGCTGGCCGACTCGGCTCCCGCCGATAAGTTTGCTGCTTTCAAGGCTCAATATCCCGATCATATTGTGCTGTCCTATATTAACTGCTCGGCCGACATTAAGGCGCTGTCCGACATAATCGTTACATCGTCCAATGCGCTGAAAATTGTTGAAAGTCTGCCTAAAGATCAGAAAATTATCTTTGCCCCCGATGCCAATTTAGGCCGCTATATCTCGAAAAAAACGGGCCGCGATATGGTGCTTTGGGATGGCGCCTGTATTGTACATATCGATATATCGCTGGAAAAGCTACAGAAACTCCGTCAGGAATATCCCGATGCTAGCTTTATTGCACACCCCGAATGCCAGGAACATATTTTGAGCCAGGCCGATTACGTTGGTTCGACCACGGCTTTATTGAAATACGTAGTCGACAGCCCCGAGCAAACCTTTATTGTTGGTACAGAAGCTGGTATTCTGCATAAAATGCGGCAGGCCGCACCCCATAAAAAAATTATCCCGGCTCCCGCCAGTCAAAATAACACCTGTGCCTGCTCCGAGTGTCCCTACATGAAAATGAATACACTCGAAAAAGTATACAACTGTATGCTCTACGAACAGCCGGAAATTATTGTACCCGAAGATGTACGGCTAAAAGCCTACGAATCAGTAGCGCGGATGCTGGAGTTGTCAAAGTAA
- the secE gene encoding preprotein translocase subunit SecE yields MDKFVSFLKASWEEVQHNVTWPKFSDLQSSSTLVLVASLIFALLVGLIDLVFENALNAFYQSF; encoded by the coding sequence ATGGACAAGTTTGTATCGTTTCTGAAAGCCTCCTGGGAGGAAGTTCAGCATAACGTGACTTGGCCTAAATTCAGCGATTTGCAGTCCAGCTCAACACTTGTACTGGTTGCGTCGCTGATTTTTGCGCTATTGGTCGGGTTAATTGATTTAGTATTTGAGAATGCACTGAACGCATTCTATCAGTCATTCTAA
- the nusG gene encoding transcription termination/antitermination protein NusG, whose amino-acid sequence MSGIQWYVIRAVSGQEKKIKSYLDNEIIRQKLDEVIPQVLIPSEKVYEMRNGKKRVREKSFYPGYIMISADLGNNRALDLILNMPGVLGFLGNSQVGTTTKVPVPLRQSEVNRMLGRIEEEAQEVAAPTVAYLKGENVKVVDGPFGGFIGTVEEVFDDRKKLNVVVKIFGRSTPVELSYAQVEKES is encoded by the coding sequence ATGAGCGGCATTCAATGGTACGTTATTCGGGCGGTATCGGGACAGGAGAAGAAAATAAAATCGTATCTCGATAACGAAATCATCCGGCAAAAATTGGATGAGGTAATCCCGCAGGTTCTTATACCTTCTGAGAAAGTATATGAAATGCGCAACGGAAAGAAACGAGTTCGCGAGAAATCGTTTTATCCAGGATATATCATGATTTCGGCTGACCTGGGTAATAACCGTGCCCTCGACCTGATTCTGAATATGCCTGGTGTACTGGGCTTTTTAGGGAATTCGCAGGTTGGAACTACCACCAAAGTACCCGTTCCCTTACGTCAGTCGGAAGTGAATCGGATGCTGGGTCGAATTGAAGAAGAAGCTCAGGAAGTAGCAGCACCCACCGTTGCTTATCTGAAAGGCGAAAACGTTAAAGTCGTCGATGGCCCATTTGGTGGCTTCATTGGCACTGTAGAAGAAGTATTCGACGACCGTAAGAAACTGAACGTCGTTGTGAAAATATTTGGCCGGAGCACTCCGGTAGAACTCAGTTACGCACAAGTAGAAAAGGAAAGCTAA
- a CDS encoding zinc-dependent alcohol dehydrogenase family protein, giving the protein MKSIIFDQVGKPTDILKAVEVPMPEPGPNEVRVKVIGAPINPSDIMFVQNLYGIRPKLPSGAGFEGVGIVDALGEGVQMRTGMRVSFTSVGTWADYAIAHQRSLIPVPESISDDMAAQLFVNPFTAYAMVQDSGVAEGGWLMLTAAGSAFGKMVIQLCKMRGINTIGTVRRDDLNDELKALGLTEVVNVETESLTARVKQITDGAGVACVLDAVGGHTATEALKCIAKGGTLIIYGVLSLQDPSLNAGLLIFRELTVKGFWLTDWMRRVDSQTRQEVAQNVISLLAAGNIQLPVEASYPLDQIGEAIEHAERHGRWGKILIKP; this is encoded by the coding sequence ATGAAAAGTATCATTTTCGATCAGGTCGGCAAACCAACCGACATTCTGAAGGCCGTTGAGGTGCCAATGCCCGAACCAGGGCCAAATGAAGTACGCGTTAAGGTGATTGGAGCGCCTATTAATCCCTCCGACATCATGTTTGTGCAGAATCTCTATGGGATTCGACCAAAGCTACCATCGGGGGCTGGTTTTGAAGGCGTAGGTATTGTTGATGCCCTGGGCGAGGGGGTTCAGATGCGAACCGGTATGCGCGTTAGTTTCACCAGCGTAGGAACCTGGGCCGACTATGCCATTGCCCATCAGCGCAGCCTGATTCCGGTTCCCGAGTCGATTTCTGATGATATGGCAGCTCAGTTGTTCGTCAATCCGTTCACAGCTTATGCAATGGTGCAGGATTCGGGCGTTGCCGAAGGTGGCTGGCTTATGCTAACGGCAGCCGGATCAGCATTCGGAAAAATGGTGATTCAGTTGTGCAAAATGCGCGGTATTAATACCATTGGCACTGTTCGGCGGGACGACCTCAACGACGAACTTAAAGCGTTAGGCCTTACGGAGGTTGTTAATGTAGAAACCGAAAGCCTGACAGCGCGGGTCAAACAAATTACCGATGGTGCCGGAGTGGCCTGTGTGCTGGATGCCGTTGGCGGACACACAGCAACCGAAGCACTAAAGTGCATCGCAAAAGGCGGTACCCTGATTATATATGGAGTTCTGAGTTTGCAGGACCCATCGCTGAATGCTGGGCTGCTTATTTTTCGGGAACTTACGGTTAAAGGCTTTTGGCTAACCGACTGGATGCGTCGGGTTGATAGCCAGACCCGGCAGGAAGTAGCCCAAAACGTTATCAGTTTGTTAGCTGCCGGCAACATTCAATTACCCGTTGAAGCATCGTATCCGCTCGATCAGATTGGCGAGGCAATAGAGCATGCTGAACGGCATGGACGCTGGGGGAAAATTCTGATAAAACCCTAA
- the tuf gene encoding elongation factor Tu → MAKENFDRSKPHVNIGTIGHVDHGKTTLTAAITKVLAEKGLAAVRDFSSIDNAPEEKERGITINTSHVEYATAARHYAHVDCPGHADYVKNMVTGAAQMDGAILVVAATDGPMPQTREHILLARQVGVPQLVVFMNKVDMVDDPELLELVEMEIRELLSFYNFDGDNIPVIQGSALGGLNGDAKWVKTIEELMDAVDTWIPLPPRQTDLPFLMPVEDVFSITGRGTVATGRIERGIINSGEPVEILGMGAENLKSVVTGVEMFRKILDRGEAGDNVGLLLRGIEKTDIRRGMVICKPGSVTPHVKFKAEVYVLSKEEGGRHTPFFNKYRPQFYFRTTDVTGEIALPANVEMVMPGDNITIEVTLINKIAMEKGLRFAIREGGRTVGAGQVTEILD, encoded by the coding sequence ATGGCAAAAGAGAATTTTGACCGCTCGAAACCGCACGTAAACATCGGTACGATTGGTCACGTTGACCACGGTAAAACGACGCTGACGGCTGCCATTACGAAAGTGCTGGCCGAAAAGGGTCTGGCCGCAGTTCGGGACTTCTCCTCAATTGACAACGCTCCAGAAGAAAAAGAGCGTGGGATCACCATCAATACATCGCACGTTGAGTATGCTACGGCAGCTCGCCACTATGCGCACGTTGACTGCCCGGGCCACGCTGACTATGTAAAAAACATGGTAACGGGTGCTGCTCAAATGGACGGTGCTATCCTCGTGGTAGCTGCAACAGACGGTCCGATGCCCCAGACTCGTGAGCACATCCTGCTTGCTCGTCAGGTAGGTGTACCTCAGCTCGTTGTGTTCATGAATAAAGTGGACATGGTGGATGACCCAGAACTGCTCGAACTAGTAGAAATGGAAATCCGCGAACTGCTGAGCTTCTACAACTTCGACGGTGACAATATTCCCGTTATTCAAGGTTCGGCTCTTGGTGGTCTGAACGGCGATGCTAAATGGGTTAAAACCATCGAAGAATTGATGGATGCTGTTGATACCTGGATTCCGCTACCTCCTCGTCAGACGGATCTTCCGTTCCTGATGCCAGTAGAGGACGTATTCTCGATCACAGGTCGTGGTACAGTTGCTACCGGTCGTATCGAGCGTGGTATCATCAACTCGGGCGAACCTGTTGAAATCCTGGGTATGGGTGCCGAAAACCTGAAATCAGTTGTAACGGGTGTTGAAATGTTCCGGAAAATTCTGGACCGTGGCGAAGCCGGTGACAACGTAGGGTTGCTGCTCCGTGGTATTGAAAAAACCGATATCCGTCGTGGTATGGTTATCTGCAAGCCAGGATCTGTAACACCACACGTGAAGTTCAAAGCTGAAGTTTACGTACTGTCGAAAGAAGAAGGTGGTCGTCATACACCATTCTTTAACAAGTACCGTCCTCAGTTCTACTTCCGTACCACCGACGTAACGGGTGAGATCGCTCTGCCTGCAAACGTTGAGATGGTTATGCCTGGTGATAACATCACGATTGAAGTAACGCTGATCAACAAGATTGCTATGGAGAAAGGTCTTCGTTTCGCTATTCGCGAAGGTGGCCGTACCGTAGGTGCTGGTCAGGTAACGGAAATCCTCGACTAA
- the udk gene encoding uridine kinase, whose amino-acid sequence MTTKPFIVGITGGSASGKTSFLKGILSAFPDDQICLISQDNYYRSRDVIPVDDQGIHNFDLPETIDHHLYAKHIAQLHNGETITQREYTFNNPNIVPKMLTFKPAPIIIVEGIFVFHFRELADQMDLKIFIDAKNSIKLERRVKRDAEERGYDLDDVMYRWKYHVKPTYKQFIKPYRAEADIVIPNNVHYKRGLDVVISFLKSKVNL is encoded by the coding sequence ATGACTACAAAACCGTTTATCGTTGGTATTACCGGCGGCAGTGCTTCTGGCAAAACCTCATTCCTGAAAGGTATTTTAAGTGCCTTTCCCGACGATCAGATTTGCCTTATTTCGCAGGACAATTATTATCGTAGCCGGGATGTCATCCCTGTCGATGATCAGGGTATTCATAATTTTGATCTGCCCGAAACGATCGATCATCATCTTTACGCAAAACATATCGCACAACTCCATAACGGCGAAACGATTACCCAGCGGGAATATACATTCAATAACCCGAACATTGTTCCAAAAATGCTGACGTTTAAGCCTGCTCCTATTATTATTGTTGAGGGTATTTTCGTTTTCCATTTTCGGGAGTTGGCCGACCAGATGGATCTGAAAATTTTCATCGACGCTAAAAATAGTATAAAGCTAGAACGGCGGGTAAAACGCGATGCCGAAGAGCGGGGTTATGATCTGGATGACGTTATGTATCGCTGGAAATACCACGTCAAACCGACATATAAGCAATTTATAAAGCCCTACCGAGCCGAAGCGGACATCGTTATCCCTAATAATGTCCACTACAAGAGAGGACTCGATGTGGTCATTTCGTTTCTGAAGTCGAAGGTGAATCTATAA
- the nadB gene encoding L-aspartate oxidase → MPHQFDFLVIGSGIAGLSYATKLAMYFEERQQEVRIGVITKVQADETNTKYAQGGIAAVWSEEDSFEKHIEDTMIAGDFLSDRHIVEIVVREAPARIRELIDYGTRFDKEHGGNGYDLAREGGHSDYRILHFKDITGAEIERALLEKAHSLKSIEIFTHYYAVELITRHHLGETVHRYDTDNKCFGAYVLNTQNGSVEQFLAKTTLLATGGIGNIYQNTTNPNIATGDGIAMAYRAKGIGKDMEFIQFHPTALYEPGKKPNFLISEAVRGFGGVLRTRKGETFMENYDARLSLAPRDIVARAIDSEMKKAGDPYVYLDVTHCDYEKFVEHFPNITAYCRDRLGLDLRKDYIPVVPAQHYLCGGIRVNEWGQTNIQFLYAVGECSCTGLHGANRLASNSLLEAVVFGHRAYLKTVELVDQAVVPSNLPAWNDAGTTHPEELVLVTEMKKELESIMSNYVGIVRSNRRLKRAMDRLELIYLEHEELYRQSKVSVPICELRNMIEVAYLVIKMAMARRENRGLHFNLDHVRSEHAVSELQVGKQ, encoded by the coding sequence ATGCCCCATCAATTTGATTTTTTAGTTATCGGCTCCGGCATTGCGGGCCTTAGTTATGCCACCAAGCTGGCCATGTATTTCGAGGAGCGTCAACAGGAGGTCCGTATTGGCGTTATTACCAAAGTTCAGGCCGACGAAACGAATACGAAATATGCCCAGGGTGGTATAGCTGCCGTTTGGTCGGAAGAAGATTCCTTCGAGAAACATATTGAGGATACCATGATTGCGGGCGATTTCCTGAGCGATCGTCACATTGTCGAAATCGTTGTTCGGGAGGCCCCTGCCCGTATCCGTGAACTGATCGACTACGGGACTCGATTTGACAAAGAACATGGAGGAAACGGCTACGATCTGGCTAGAGAAGGCGGGCATTCTGACTATCGCATTCTGCATTTTAAGGACATTACCGGTGCCGAAATTGAACGCGCTTTACTAGAAAAGGCGCATTCATTAAAATCCATTGAGATTTTCACGCATTATTATGCTGTTGAACTCATTACCCGCCACCACCTCGGCGAAACCGTTCATCGATACGATACCGACAATAAGTGCTTTGGTGCTTATGTGCTGAATACCCAAAATGGCAGCGTAGAGCAGTTCCTGGCTAAAACGACCTTACTGGCTACGGGTGGAATTGGTAATATTTACCAAAATACAACTAATCCTAATATTGCCACCGGCGACGGCATTGCAATGGCTTACCGGGCTAAAGGGATCGGTAAAGACATGGAGTTTATTCAGTTCCACCCAACTGCATTGTACGAACCTGGCAAAAAGCCAAACTTCCTGATTTCAGAAGCCGTCAGAGGATTTGGTGGCGTGTTACGGACACGGAAGGGCGAAACCTTTATGGAAAACTACGATGCGCGCCTATCGCTGGCTCCCCGCGACATTGTCGCTCGCGCAATCGATTCCGAGATGAAAAAGGCAGGAGACCCTTATGTTTATCTGGATGTAACCCATTGCGACTACGAAAAATTTGTTGAGCATTTTCCTAATATAACTGCTTATTGCCGCGACCGACTAGGGCTCGATTTACGGAAAGATTATATTCCGGTAGTACCCGCTCAGCATTACCTCTGTGGCGGAATTCGGGTAAATGAGTGGGGACAAACCAATATCCAGTTTCTATATGCCGTTGGCGAATGCTCCTGTACGGGCTTACACGGTGCCAATCGACTGGCATCCAACTCCCTTCTGGAAGCAGTTGTATTTGGGCATCGGGCATATCTGAAAACTGTTGAGCTGGTCGATCAGGCAGTTGTACCGAGCAACCTTCCTGCCTGGAACGATGCCGGTACCACTCATCCCGAAGAACTGGTTCTGGTTACGGAGATGAAAAAAGAACTGGAATCGATTATGTCCAACTATGTGGGCATTGTTCGTTCGAACCGTCGATTAAAACGAGCGATGGATCGACTTGAACTGATTTATCTGGAACATGAAGAACTCTATCGCCAATCGAAAGTGTCGGTACCTATCTGCGAATTGCGAAATATGATTGAGGTAGCCTATCTGGTTATTAAAATGGCAATGGCCCGGCGCGAAAACCGGGGCCTACACTTCAATCTGGATCACGTAAGGTCAGAACACGCTGTGTCCGAGCTGCAAGTTGGAAAACAGTAA
- a CDS encoding biopolymer transporter ExbD, giving the protein MKLRRKNKFAAEVATSSLNDIMFFLLLFFLIISTVANPNVIKLLLPKASSSQQLSKKQVTLSVDEHKQYFIDKKPVDPANLENELKTIMAGIAEPTVVVRFDKSLTVQDLVDVLQTGAKLNIKMVMATSK; this is encoded by the coding sequence ATGAAACTTCGCAGAAAAAATAAATTTGCCGCCGAGGTTGCTACCTCATCGCTGAACGACATCATGTTCTTCCTGCTGTTGTTCTTCCTGATTATTTCGACGGTGGCAAACCCGAATGTCATAAAGTTGTTGCTACCGAAAGCGTCGTCGTCGCAGCAGTTGAGCAAAAAGCAGGTGACCTTGTCGGTCGATGAACACAAGCAGTATTTTATTGATAAGAAACCCGTTGATCCGGCCAATCTGGAAAATGAACTAAAAACAATTATGGCCGGTATTGCCGAACCAACCGTTGTGGTTCGCTTCGATAAATCGCTGACGGTGCAGGATCTGGTCGATGTTTTGCAAACAGGCGCGAAACTGAATATTAAGATGGTGATGGCCACCTCGAAATAA